Proteins from a single region of Halorubrum sp. 2020YC2:
- the hpt gene encoding hypoxanthine/guanine phosphoribosyltransferase has protein sequence MDQLRQSLLDAPIIEKGEYQYFVHPISDGVPMLEPELLREIVIRIIRKAELENVDKIVTPAAMGIHISTALSLMTDIPLVVIRKRQYGLDGEVPLFQETGYSESEMYINDVEQGDRVLVLDDVLSTGGTMKAILDALTDEVGAEVVDVVAVIKKAGPNELDDTDYNVKTLINVTVEDGEVVIVDAQGDE, from the coding sequence ATGGACCAGTTGCGGCAGTCGCTCCTCGACGCGCCGATCATCGAGAAAGGCGAGTACCAGTACTTCGTCCACCCGATCAGCGACGGCGTCCCGATGCTCGAACCGGAGCTGCTCCGGGAGATAGTCATCCGGATCATCCGGAAGGCGGAGCTGGAGAACGTCGACAAGATCGTCACCCCCGCCGCGATGGGGATCCACATCTCGACCGCGCTCTCGTTGATGACCGACATCCCCCTCGTGGTCATCCGCAAGCGCCAGTACGGCCTCGACGGCGAGGTCCCGCTGTTCCAGGAGACGGGCTACTCCGAGTCGGAGATGTACATCAACGACGTCGAGCAGGGCGACCGCGTGCTCGTCTTAGACGACGTGCTCTCGACGGGCGGCACGATGAAGGCCATCCTCGACGCGCTCACCGACGAGGTCGGCGCGGAGGTCGTCGACGTCGTCGCCGTGATCAAGAAGGCGGGCCCCAACGAGCTCGACGACACCGACTACAACGTGAAGACGCTGATCAACGTCACCGTCGAGGACGGCGAGGTCGTGATCGTCGACGCCCAAGGCGACGAGTAA
- a CDS encoding transcriptional regulator yields the protein METTRQRIADALREEARTASDLAATLSLPTPVVYEHLEHVSRSVADGDEPSAGAGGSAGEEFLVAPPTCRECGFDGFDDPVNEPSRCPECKSERIEEPAFVIR from the coding sequence ATGGAGACGACCCGTCAGCGGATCGCGGACGCGCTCCGCGAGGAGGCCCGGACCGCGAGCGACCTCGCGGCGACGCTGTCGCTGCCGACGCCCGTCGTGTACGAACACCTCGAACACGTCTCGCGGTCGGTCGCGGACGGCGACGAGCCGAGCGCCGGCGCGGGCGGCAGCGCGGGCGAGGAGTTCCTCGTCGCGCCGCCGACCTGCCGGGAGTGCGGGTTCGACGGGTTCGACGACCCGGTCAACGAACCGTCGCGGTGTCCGGAGTGTAAGAGCGAGCGGATCGAGGAGCCGGCGTTCGTGATCCGGTAG
- a CDS encoding NDP-sugar synthase — MKAVVLAGGYATRLWPITEHRPKMFLPVGENTVIDEIFEDLEADDRVDEVFVSTNERFADTFAAYLDDSPFEKPTLSVEETVAEDEKFGVVGALEQLVEREGVEDDLIVVAGDNMISFDLSEFADFFEEKGTPTLAAYDVEDRERAKSYGLVQLDGDEVIDFQEKPDDPESTLVSIACYAFPAETLPKLTTYLEDGENPDEPGWFLQWLQRRGPVHAFTFDGAWFDIGTADSYLDAVEYALDGGTLVAADATVEGTELGDVVHVMSGATVTDSTLDRAVVFDDATITDSEVRNSVIDTGATLEGADLSGALIGSHTSITEGDDF, encoded by the coding sequence ATGAAGGCAGTCGTACTCGCGGGAGGCTACGCGACCAGGCTCTGGCCGATCACCGAACACCGGCCGAAGATGTTCCTGCCGGTGGGCGAAAACACCGTCATCGACGAGATATTCGAGGACTTGGAGGCCGACGACCGGGTCGACGAGGTGTTCGTCTCGACGAACGAGCGCTTCGCGGACACGTTCGCGGCGTACCTCGACGACAGCCCCTTCGAGAAGCCGACCCTCTCGGTCGAGGAGACCGTCGCGGAAGACGAGAAGTTCGGCGTCGTGGGGGCGCTCGAACAGCTCGTCGAACGGGAGGGCGTCGAGGACGACCTGATCGTCGTCGCCGGCGACAACATGATCAGCTTCGATCTGTCCGAGTTCGCGGACTTCTTCGAGGAGAAGGGGACGCCGACGCTGGCGGCCTACGACGTCGAGGACCGCGAGCGCGCGAAGTCGTACGGGCTCGTCCAGCTCGACGGCGACGAGGTGATCGACTTCCAAGAGAAGCCGGACGACCCGGAGTCGACGCTCGTCTCCATCGCCTGCTACGCGTTCCCCGCGGAGACGCTCCCGAAGCTCACGACGTACCTCGAAGACGGCGAGAACCCCGACGAGCCGGGCTGGTTCCTCCAGTGGCTCCAGCGGCGCGGGCCGGTCCACGCGTTCACCTTCGACGGCGCGTGGTTCGACATCGGCACCGCCGACAGCTACCTTGACGCGGTCGAGTACGCGCTCGACGGCGGGACGCTCGTCGCGGCCGACGCGACCGTCGAGGGGACCGAGTTAGGCGACGTCGTTCACGTCATGTCGGGCGCGACGGTGACCGACTCGACGCTCGACCGCGCCGTCGTCTTCGACGACGCGACGATCACCGACTCCGAGGTCCGCAACTCCGTGATCGACACGGGCGCGACGCTGGAGGGCGCCGACCTCTCCGGCGCGCTGATCGGCTCGCACACCTCGATCACCGAGGGCGACGACTTCTGA
- a CDS encoding enoyl-CoA hydratase-related protein, translating to MSREPISFDVDDRGVATVTVDRPEQLNALTAETLEAIEDALDEAADRDARALVIAGAGDEAFVAGADISHMVDLSTPEAQAYAELGHRVADAIEAFPAPTVAAVDGYAFGGGCELALACDLRVAAESAVLGQTEIDLGIIPGWGGTQRLPALVGDEVARRLIFLGERIDAAEAAEVGFVGEVVSDAEFDDRIDELAGELAAKPATALRAAKEALNAAGEGSASTGLALERRAWAGLFGTHDQREGMAAFLEKREPEFE from the coding sequence ATGAGTCGGGAGCCCATCTCCTTCGACGTCGACGACCGCGGGGTCGCGACGGTCACCGTCGACCGGCCGGAACAGCTCAACGCGCTCACCGCCGAGACGCTCGAAGCGATCGAGGACGCGCTCGACGAGGCCGCCGACCGCGACGCGCGCGCCCTCGTGATCGCCGGCGCGGGCGACGAGGCGTTCGTCGCGGGCGCGGACATCTCTCACATGGTCGACCTGTCGACGCCCGAGGCGCAGGCGTACGCCGAGCTCGGGCACCGCGTCGCGGACGCCATCGAGGCGTTCCCCGCACCGACGGTCGCCGCCGTCGACGGGTACGCCTTCGGCGGCGGCTGCGAGCTCGCCTTGGCCTGCGACCTCCGGGTCGCCGCCGAGAGCGCGGTCCTCGGCCAGACCGAGATCGATCTGGGGATCATCCCGGGCTGGGGCGGCACCCAGCGGCTCCCGGCGCTCGTCGGGGACGAGGTCGCCCGCCGGCTGATATTCCTCGGGGAGCGCATTGACGCGGCGGAGGCGGCCGAGGTCGGCTTCGTCGGCGAGGTCGTCTCCGACGCCGAGTTCGACGACCGGATCGACGAGCTGGCGGGCGAGCTAGCCGCCAAGCCCGCGACCGCGCTGCGGGCCGCGAAGGAGGCGCTGAACGCGGCCGGCGAGGGGTCGGCGTCGACCGGACTCGCGCTGGAGCGCCGGGCGTGGGCCGGTCTCTTCGGCACGCACGACCAGCGGGAGGGGATGGCGGCGTTCTTAGAGAAGCGCGAGCCGGAGTTCGAGTAG
- a CDS encoding type 1 glutamine amidotransferase domain-containing protein, translating to MTDALFVVSEEGYWAEECIEPLTTLESEGVDVTIATPSGSPPVVDERSLDPEAAGGEERVAELREVDEEHPGLNDPEPVATVDAADYDAVVFPGGHGTAWDVNQDRHARQLLLDSVAGEEGVALVVCHAVGILAFTNEADGTPLVEGRSITGFPNEWEEDIVDENDLMPDGRKLPYWVEDEVVLAGADFDAELDADTSVTVDGDLITARGPGSSVAAAATLLDEL from the coding sequence ATGACTGACGCGTTATTCGTCGTGAGCGAGGAAGGCTACTGGGCCGAGGAGTGTATCGAGCCGCTGACGACGCTCGAATCGGAGGGCGTCGACGTGACGATCGCGACCCCGTCGGGGTCGCCGCCGGTCGTCGACGAGCGCTCGCTGGACCCGGAGGCCGCGGGCGGCGAGGAGCGCGTCGCGGAGCTCCGCGAGGTCGACGAGGAACACCCCGGACTCAACGACCCCGAGCCGGTCGCGACCGTCGACGCCGCCGACTACGACGCCGTCGTCTTCCCCGGCGGTCACGGCACCGCGTGGGACGTGAATCAGGACCGCCACGCCCGCCAGCTGCTCCTCGACTCGGTCGCCGGCGAGGAGGGCGTCGCGCTGGTCGTCTGCCACGCGGTCGGCATCCTCGCGTTCACGAACGAGGCCGACGGGACGCCGCTCGTCGAGGGGCGCTCTATCACGGGCTTCCCGAACGAGTGGGAAGAAGACATCGTCGACGAGAACGACCTGATGCCCGACGGGCGGAAGCTCCCGTACTGGGTCGAAGACGAGGTCGTCCTCGCCGGCGCCGACTTCGACGCCGAACTCGACGCCGACACCAGCGTCACCGTCGACGGCGACCTGATCACCGCGCGCGGCCCGGGCTCCTCCGTGGCCGCGGCCGCGACGCTGCTCGACGAACTGTAA
- a CDS encoding MFS transporter, protein MSNADEGNGANRSQFWALYLTRFAEGFGFITLITLLPTYINTLDPQATTVLGVTISAGFIIGMYTTGFTLAQTVAVVPLAWAGDRFDKRLVLLGVLGAGAAVYALFPLADSSGSFILVRALQGLVVTGAGLMTLSLVGQIADAGTRADKIGKANAASFGASILGSLGAGAIYDAVGFGPVFTLITALMVVAWLVTWGMLDADPTRIEGFPFSDLAVNRKILTISTFRAQYAFAVTMVRTWIPIYAGTELAAGGLAVGATAVAVTVTAEKATNMVGQLFTGRLSDAYGRSLFVFAGGGAYGAIAVLIPFAPAVGTALGTDVTVPILGQLPPAYLPLVALSGLLGVADSFREPASMALFADEGTDDGGVASSFGIRELVWRPGSVAGPLIAGWLMVEVSMASVFYVGGAFAITGVLAFLAILSRDHGRAALTTW, encoded by the coding sequence GTGAGCAACGCGGACGAGGGCAACGGGGCGAACCGCTCGCAGTTCTGGGCGCTCTACCTCACGCGGTTCGCGGAGGGGTTCGGGTTCATCACGCTCATCACCCTGTTGCCGACGTACATCAACACGCTCGACCCGCAGGCGACGACGGTGCTCGGCGTCACCATCTCGGCCGGGTTCATCATCGGGATGTACACCACCGGCTTCACGCTCGCGCAGACCGTCGCCGTGGTACCGCTCGCGTGGGCGGGCGACCGCTTCGACAAGCGGCTCGTGCTGCTCGGTGTCCTCGGCGCCGGCGCGGCCGTCTACGCCCTCTTCCCGCTGGCCGACTCGTCGGGGTCGTTCATCCTCGTCCGCGCGCTTCAGGGGCTCGTCGTCACCGGCGCGGGGCTGATGACGCTCTCGCTCGTCGGGCAGATAGCCGACGCCGGCACGCGGGCAGACAAGATCGGGAAGGCGAACGCCGCCTCCTTCGGGGCCTCGATCCTCGGGTCGCTCGGCGCGGGCGCCATCTACGACGCCGTCGGGTTCGGCCCGGTGTTCACGCTCATCACGGCGCTGATGGTGGTTGCGTGGCTGGTCACGTGGGGGATGCTCGACGCCGACCCGACGCGGATCGAGGGGTTCCCGTTCTCCGATCTGGCGGTGAACCGCAAGATCCTCACCATCTCGACGTTCCGCGCGCAGTACGCCTTCGCGGTGACGATGGTGCGGACGTGGATCCCGATCTACGCCGGCACGGAGCTGGCCGCCGGGGGACTCGCGGTCGGCGCGACCGCGGTCGCGGTGACGGTCACCGCCGAGAAGGCGACGAACATGGTCGGACAGCTGTTCACCGGCCGGCTCTCCGACGCGTACGGCCGGTCGCTGTTCGTCTTCGCCGGCGGCGGCGCCTACGGCGCGATAGCGGTCCTGATCCCGTTCGCTCCGGCCGTCGGCACGGCCCTCGGCACCGACGTGACGGTCCCGATCCTCGGCCAGTTGCCGCCGGCGTACCTGCCGCTGGTGGCGCTGTCGGGGCTGCTCGGCGTGGCGGACTCCTTCCGGGAGCCGGCGAGCATGGCGCTGTTCGCCGACGAGGGCACAGACGACGGCGGCGTCGCCTCCAGCTTCGGGATCCGCGAACTCGTCTGGCGACCCGGCTCCGTCGCGGGCCCCCTCATCGCCGGCTGGCTGATGGTCGAGGTGAGCATGGCGTCCGTCTTCTACGTCGGCGGCGCGTTCGCGATCACCGGCGTCTTGGCGTTCCTCGCGATCCTCTCGCGCGATCACGGACGCGCGGCGCTAACGACGTGGTAG
- a CDS encoding alanine--glyoxylate aminotransferase family protein yields the protein MSNRYAELGVDERPPEVGELTPPDRTLMGPGPSDVHPRVLNAMSTPLVGHLDPTFVEVMDEVQELLRYTFRTDNKWTIPVSGTGSASMEAAIGNLVEPGDTMLVPTNGYFGGRMKSMAERAGGDGVEVSAPWGEPLDPVDVERAFEEHQPDVFGFVHAETSTGVLQPNVPELTDIAHAHDAYVIADCVTSLGGVEMRVDEWGVDVAYSGPQKCLSCPPGASPLTLNDRAMDKVLDRDEQPRSWYLDLSLLEGYWGDDRSYHHTAPITNVYALREALRLVAEEGIEERWARHRRVAGDLKAGLQELGLEMNAPDEYWLPSLNAVRVPDGVDDGAVIDHLLEEYDLEIASGLGDLEGDIWRIGCMGYSARPKNVEYVLAALEDALSEQGYEA from the coding sequence ATGTCAAACCGGTACGCCGAACTCGGCGTCGACGAGCGACCGCCCGAGGTCGGAGAGCTGACGCCGCCGGACCGAACGCTGATGGGTCCCGGGCCGAGCGACGTCCACCCGCGCGTCCTCAACGCGATGAGCACCCCGCTCGTCGGCCATCTCGACCCCACGTTCGTCGAGGTCATGGACGAGGTCCAGGAGCTGTTGCGCTACACGTTCCGCACGGACAACAAGTGGACGATCCCGGTGTCGGGCACCGGCTCCGCGTCGATGGAGGCCGCGATCGGCAACCTCGTCGAGCCGGGCGACACGATGCTCGTCCCGACGAACGGCTACTTCGGCGGCCGGATGAAGTCGATGGCCGAGCGCGCGGGCGGCGACGGCGTCGAGGTGTCGGCCCCGTGGGGCGAACCCCTCGACCCGGTCGACGTTGAGCGCGCGTTCGAGGAGCACCAGCCGGACGTGTTCGGGTTCGTCCACGCGGAGACGTCGACCGGCGTCCTCCAGCCGAACGTCCCCGAACTGACCGACATCGCGCACGCCCACGACGCGTACGTGATCGCGGACTGCGTCACCTCGCTCGGCGGCGTCGAGATGCGCGTCGACGAGTGGGGCGTCGACGTCGCCTACTCCGGCCCGCAGAAGTGCCTCTCGTGTCCGCCCGGGGCGAGCCCGCTCACGCTCAACGACCGCGCGATGGACAAGGTGCTAGACCGCGACGAGCAGCCTCGGTCGTGGTACCTCGACCTCTCCCTCTTGGAGGGGTACTGGGGCGACGACCGGTCGTACCACCACACCGCGCCGATCACGAACGTGTACGCGCTGCGCGAGGCGCTCCGCCTCGTCGCAGAAGAGGGGATCGAGGAGCGGTGGGCGCGTCATCGCCGGGTCGCCGGCGACCTGAAGGCGGGCCTACAGGAACTGGGCCTCGAAATGAACGCGCCCGACGAGTACTGGCTGCCGAGCCTGAACGCGGTGCGCGTCCCCGACGGCGTCGACGACGGCGCCGTCATCGACCACCTCTTGGAGGAGTACGACCTCGAAATCGCCTCGGGCCTTGGCGACCTCGAAGGCGACATCTGGCGGATCGGCTGTATGGGCTACTCCGCCCGCCCGAAGAACGTCGAGTACGTCCTCGCGGCGCTGGAAGACGCGCTGAGCGAACAGGGGTACGAGGCCTGA
- the aroC gene encoding chorismate synthase, with protein sequence MNGNRFGRLFQLTTYGESHGDAMGVTVSGVPAGVELDEEAIQAQLDRRKPGQSMITTSRGEPDEVVVNSGVQDGYTTGTPIGMVIQNKDARSGKYEPYVTAPRPSHGDYTYSAKFGTRNWGGGGRSSARETVNWVAAGAVAEQVLDASDHDVEIKAHVNRIGDVEADPVSFEQLLANSEENDVRCADPEAAAEMQELIEEYQKRGDSIGGSIYFECRGVPRGLGAPRFDSFPARLGQALFAIPATTGVEYGLGTDATDVAGSDRNEDWTFDDGESFDHVESDEGDPVPEGNDHGGLQGGITTGEPVYGEATWHAPTSIPKKQRSADWETGEEKEVQVVGRHDPVLPPRAVPVVEAMLYCTVLDFMLLGGRINPDRVDGNPGQYDTDYHPSSPDNE encoded by the coding sequence ATGAACGGGAACCGGTTCGGCCGACTCTTCCAGCTGACGACCTACGGCGAGAGCCACGGCGACGCGATGGGCGTCACCGTCTCCGGCGTCCCCGCGGGCGTCGAACTCGACGAAGAGGCCATTCAGGCGCAGCTCGACCGGCGCAAGCCGGGGCAGTCGATGATCACCACCTCGCGGGGCGAACCCGACGAGGTCGTCGTCAACTCCGGCGTTCAGGACGGCTACACCACGGGCACCCCGATCGGTATGGTGATCCAGAACAAGGACGCGCGCTCGGGGAAGTACGAGCCGTACGTCACCGCGCCGCGCCCCTCGCACGGCGACTACACCTACTCCGCGAAGTTCGGCACGCGCAACTGGGGCGGCGGCGGGCGCTCCTCCGCCCGGGAGACCGTCAACTGGGTCGCGGCCGGCGCGGTCGCCGAGCAGGTCCTCGACGCGTCCGATCACGACGTGGAGATCAAAGCTCACGTCAACCGCATCGGTGACGTCGAGGCCGACCCGGTGAGCTTCGAGCAGCTCCTCGCGAACAGCGAGGAGAACGACGTGCGCTGCGCCGACCCCGAGGCGGCCGCCGAGATGCAGGAACTGATCGAGGAGTACCAGAAGCGGGGCGACTCCATCGGCGGCTCGATATACTTCGAGTGCCGCGGCGTCCCGCGCGGGCTGGGCGCACCGCGGTTCGACAGCTTCCCCGCGCGGCTCGGACAGGCATTGTTCGCCATCCCGGCGACGACCGGCGTCGAGTACGGGCTCGGGACGGACGCGACGGACGTGGCGGGCAGCGACCGCAACGAGGACTGGACGTTCGACGACGGCGAGTCGTTCGACCACGTCGAGAGCGACGAGGGCGACCCCGTCCCCGAGGGGAACGACCACGGCGGGCTTCAGGGCGGGATCACCACCGGCGAGCCCGTCTACGGCGAGGCGACGTGGCACGCCCCGACCTCGATCCCCAAGAAGCAGCGCTCGGCCGACTGGGAGACCGGCGAGGAGAAGGAGGTCCAGGTCGTCGGTCGCCACGACCCCGTCCTCCCGCCGCGGGCCGTCCCGGTCGTCGAGGCGATGCTCTACTGTACCGTCCTCGACTTCATGCTGCTCGGCGGCCGGATCAACCCGGACCGCGTCGATGGCAACCCGGGGCAGTACGACACCGACTATCACCCGAGCAGCCCGGACAACGAGTAG
- a CDS encoding DHH family phosphoesterase, which produces MSSGASGSARTRYAILGCGSVGHAVAEELTERGKDVLILDRDESRVEALRDQDLNARVQDIAEPDVVDELGDRDIVLILASDVEANKAAVSAVRKTGGDHYVVVRASDPVSEDELRERGADVVINPSTVIADSALQSLETGELEYMARQLAEIIEAGGDRMAILTHDNPEPDSIASATALQAIAEAFGVEADIVYSGDVGHQENRAFVNLLGIDLLARSEAPDLSEYGTVAAVDLAKSADDGFDFDVEIDVYLDHLEAEVPFDARFVDVRTNVSSTSTILTKYLQEFDQSPSEAVATALLYGIRAETLDFKRDTTPADLTAAAYLHPFANHDTLEQVESPSMSPETLDVLAEAIQNREVQGSHLFSTAGFIRDREALAQAAQHLLNLEGITTTAVLGIADDNIYLAARSKDIRLNIGNVLDEAFSEMGEAAGHSTQGSLSIPLGIFTGIEASGENRDTLLHLTEEAVRRKLFDALGVEGGSGDGSNGS; this is translated from the coding sequence ATGAGTAGTGGGGCATCCGGATCCGCGCGGACCCGATACGCCATCCTCGGCTGTGGAAGCGTCGGCCACGCCGTCGCGGAGGAGCTGACCGAGCGCGGCAAGGACGTCCTCATCCTCGACCGCGACGAGAGCCGGGTCGAGGCGCTCCGAGACCAGGACCTCAACGCCCGCGTTCAGGACATCGCCGAGCCGGACGTCGTCGACGAGCTGGGCGACCGCGACATCGTGTTGATCCTCGCGAGCGACGTGGAGGCGAACAAGGCCGCGGTCTCGGCGGTGCGGAAGACCGGCGGCGACCACTACGTCGTCGTCCGGGCCTCTGACCCCGTCAGCGAGGACGAGCTGCGGGAGCGCGGCGCCGACGTCGTGATCAATCCCTCGACGGTGATCGCGGACAGCGCGCTCCAGTCGCTGGAGACGGGCGAACTGGAGTACATGGCCCGCCAGCTCGCGGAGATAATCGAGGCGGGCGGCGACCGGATGGCAATCTTAACCCACGACAACCCCGAGCCGGACTCGATCGCCTCCGCGACCGCGCTGCAGGCGATAGCCGAGGCGTTCGGCGTCGAGGCGGACATCGTCTACTCCGGCGACGTGGGCCACCAAGAGAACCGGGCGTTCGTCAACCTGCTCGGGATCGACCTGCTGGCGCGCTCCGAGGCGCCGGACCTCTCGGAGTACGGGACGGTCGCGGCCGTCGACCTCGCGAAGTCGGCCGACGACGGCTTCGATTTCGACGTCGAGATCGACGTCTACCTCGACCACTTGGAGGCGGAGGTGCCGTTCGACGCCCGGTTCGTCGACGTGCGGACCAACGTCTCCTCGACGTCGACGATCCTCACGAAGTACCTCCAGGAGTTCGACCAGTCGCCCTCGGAGGCGGTCGCGACCGCGCTGCTGTACGGGATCCGCGCCGAGACGCTCGACTTCAAGCGGGACACGACGCCCGCGGACCTGACCGCGGCCGCCTACCTCCACCCGTTCGCGAACCACGACACGCTCGAACAGGTGGAGTCACCGTCGATGAGCCCGGAGACGCTCGACGTGCTCGCGGAGGCGATCCAGAACCGCGAGGTCCAGGGGAGCCACCTCTTCTCGACGGCGGGGTTCATCCGCGACCGCGAGGCGCTCGCGCAGGCCGCCCAACACCTGCTCAACTTGGAGGGGATCACGACGACGGCCGTATTGGGCATCGCTGACGACAATATCTACCTCGCGGCCCGCTCGAAGGACATCCGGCTGAACATCGGCAACGTCCTCGACGAGGCGTTCTCTGAGATGGGCGAGGCCGCCGGCCACTCGACGCAGGGGTCGCTCTCGATTCCGCTCGGGATCTTCACCGGTATCGAGGCGAGCGGCGAGAACCGCGACACGCTCCTCCACCTCACCGAGGAGGCGGTCCGCCGGAAGCTGTTCGACGCGCTCGGCGTCGAGGGCGGGAGCGGAGACGGCTCGAACGGGTCTTGA
- a CDS encoding ATP-binding protein, with product MSGPARESASDQNLQAVLDRMADGFFALDADWTVAYANEEGRRILRSAMSDDAVGPGESVEGRNLWDSIPGSTETEFHDRYHRAMSTQEPVSFDSYYEPLDTWFEARAFPSESGLSVYLRDVTEQRELERRQRESLHAIQRLYAVSSDHERTFEEKVEAILTLGCEYLDVPNGFLTRIGDGTQHVEVSHAEHPLLQPGETCPLDEAYCKRTIERDSLLTIVNASEEGRTGDPAYETFGLETYIGGRVEVDGDRYGTLCFAATTPRGEPFTDTQRTFVELLTRWVSYELERQRAADRLERERDRLEEFASVVSHDLRNPLTAARGRMELLAEECDSEHVEPVERSLSRMETLIEDLLTLAREGDAVDDPEPVDLVALAADAWETTDKGGGTLRTAVDELGVLADEARLRQLLENLFRNSVEHGSTSSEGRSPSGNRAPPGDSRTESGGAVEHGGGEVTVTVGALADSDGFYVADDGRGIPEDEREQVFETGYTTTTDGTGFGLNIVAEIADAHGWSVRVVESETGGARFEVSGVEPA from the coding sequence ATGTCCGGCCCCGCCCGCGAATCGGCATCGGACCAGAACCTCCAGGCCGTCCTCGACCGGATGGCCGACGGGTTCTTCGCCCTCGACGCGGACTGGACGGTCGCGTACGCGAACGAGGAGGGGCGCCGGATCCTCCGGTCCGCGATGAGCGACGACGCGGTCGGTCCCGGCGAGTCGGTCGAGGGGCGCAACCTGTGGGACTCGATCCCCGGGTCCACCGAGACGGAGTTCCACGACCGGTACCACCGCGCCATGTCGACCCAGGAGCCGGTCTCGTTCGACTCCTACTACGAGCCGCTCGACACCTGGTTCGAGGCGCGGGCGTTCCCCTCCGAGAGCGGGCTCTCCGTCTACCTGCGAGACGTCACCGAGCAGCGCGAACTGGAGCGCCGGCAGCGGGAGAGCCTCCACGCCATCCAGCGGCTCTACGCGGTCTCCTCGGACCACGAGCGCACGTTCGAGGAGAAGGTGGAGGCAATCTTGACGCTCGGCTGCGAGTACCTCGACGTGCCCAACGGGTTTCTCACGCGCATCGGGGACGGGACCCAACACGTCGAGGTGTCCCACGCCGAACACCCCCTGTTACAGCCCGGAGAGACCTGTCCACTCGACGAGGCGTACTGTAAGCGGACCATCGAGCGCGACAGCCTGTTGACGATCGTCAACGCGTCCGAGGAGGGGCGGACCGGCGACCCCGCGTACGAGACGTTCGGGCTGGAGACGTACATCGGCGGGAGGGTCGAGGTCGACGGCGACCGGTACGGGACGCTGTGTTTCGCCGCCACGACGCCCCGCGGCGAGCCGTTTACCGACACTCAGCGGACGTTCGTCGAACTGCTGACGCGGTGGGTGAGCTACGAGCTGGAACGGCAGCGCGCGGCCGACCGGCTCGAACGCGAGCGCGACCGGCTAGAGGAGTTCGCCAGCGTCGTGAGCCACGACCTCCGGAACCCCCTCACGGCCGCGCGGGGGCGGATGGAGCTCCTCGCGGAGGAGTGCGACAGCGAGCACGTCGAGCCGGTCGAGCGGTCGCTCTCGCGCATGGAGACGCTCATCGAGGACCTGCTCACGCTGGCGCGCGAGGGGGACGCCGTCGACGACCCCGAGCCGGTCGACCTCGTCGCGCTCGCCGCCGACGCCTGGGAGACGACCGACAAGGGGGGCGGAACGCTCCGGACGGCCGTCGACGAGCTCGGGGTCTTGGCGGACGAGGCGCGGCTGCGGCAGCTCTTAGAGAACCTGTTCCGCAACAGCGTGGAACACGGTTCCACGAGCAGCGAGGGACGGAGTCCCTCGGGCAACCGGGCTCCGCCCGGTGACAGCCGGACGGAGTCCGGCGGCGCCGTCGAGCACGGCGGCGGGGAGGTGACGGTCACCGTCGGCGCGCTCGCGGACAGCGACGGGTTCTACGTGGCCGACGACGGACGGGGGATCCCCGAAGACGAGCGCGAGCAGGTGTTCGAGACCGGGTACACCACGACGACCGACGGGACGGGGTTCGGGCTGAACATCGTTGCGGAGATCGCCGACGCGCACGGCTGGTCGGTTCGGGTCGTCGAGTCCGAAACGGGCGGCGCGCGGTTCGAGGTCAGCGGCGTCGAACCGGCCTGA